The DNA segment GTCTCCGCTCCTGCGCGCCGCGCTCGTGACGCCGGCCGTCGAGCACGTCGAGCTCCGCGGCGAGCCGACGGTCGCACAGCAATGGGAGCTCGTCCGGTTCATGGCGGGCGTGCTCGACGCGGCGAACGAAAACTGAAAGCACCTACGTGCAGCCCACAAGGGCGCCAAACGCAGCGCACGAGGTCGCGAGCGACCACACATTGTGATTTTATTCCTGGAAAAAGTGCGGACGTAATTTTCGCGTGATCCAGGGCGCGCCGTGGCAAACCGATTCGACGCCGCCGTTGCGTTCGCCTTTCCGTTGGGGCAAGGATGCGTCCCATGAAACGAAGTCTGCTTGCGCTGGCCTTGCTGGCCGCGCCGATGCTCGCCTGTGGCTCCTCGACGCCGGAGGTCCAGAACCCCGACGAGACGGCCACCGAGACCACCACCACGACGAACGCCGCGCCGACGGCGGCCCCGGCCGCGCCGACGGCCACGCCCGAGGCCACGAAGGAGCCCTCGCCCGAGGAGCTCAAGAAGCAGAAGGCCGCCCAGGAGCTCGCCGCCGATCGCGCCAAGTGGGAGGCCGAGGCGAAGGCCGAGGACACGCGCTTCACCCCGGAGATCAAGGCCGAGGCGAAGAAGCTCGCCGAAAAGAAGCACGCGTCGCTCGACGCCGCGCTGAAGGAAATCCTCGCGGGCAAGCACCGCGTGCCCAAGAACGTCGAGCGCGACAAGCACCGCCACCCCCAGGAGACACTGAAATTCTTCGGCCTGACGCCGAAGATGACCGTGCTCGAATACGGCCCCGGTGAGGGCTGGTGGACGGAGCTCCTCGCCCCGACGCTCGCCGCGCAAGGCAAGCTGCTCGTGACGACGACCGACCCGAAGGGCCCGCCCGAGGCGCGCAGCACGTTCTACGCCCAGCGCCTCTCGCGTTTCCTCGAGCGGTCGCCGGAGCTCTACGGCAAGGTCGAGAAGATCGTGATCGACCCGAAGAACCCGAAATTCGGGCTCGAAAACAAGGTCGACCTGGTGATCGTGATGCGCTCGATGCACGGCCTGCACCGCGACAAACTCCTGCCCGGCTTCCTCTCCGAGGTGTTCACGGCGCTGAAGCCCGGCGGCGTGCTCGGCGTGGAGCAGCACCGCGCCAAACCCGACGCGGACCCCGACAAGAGCGCGCCGCAGGGCTACCTGCCCGAGGCGTTCGTGATCAAGCAGGCCGAGGCCGCGGGCTTCAAGCTCGAGGGCAAGTCCGAGGTCAACGCGAACCCGAAGGACACGAAGGACCACCCCGAAGGCGTGTGGACGCTGCCGCCCACGCTGGAGCTCGGCGAGAAGGACAAGGACAAGTACATGGCGATCGGCGAGAGCGATCGCATGACGCTGAAGTTCGTGAAGCCGAAGAAGTAAGCATTCTGCAGGCACGACGAGGGCGCTCGGGGAAAACAACCCCGATGCGCCCTCGTTCGTTCGTGCTCCGCGCGCTCAGGGCGTCACGGTTTGTCCGAGATAACGCGCCGGATCGATCGCCTCGCCATTGTCGCGCACCTCGAAGTGCACGTGCGGCCCCCCTTCGGGCGTGCCGACCTCGCCGATCGCAGCCCCGCGCGTCACGGCCGCGCCAGGTCGCGCCTTCACGTTCGTGAGGCCGCGATATCGCGTCTCGATGCCGCGGCCGTGCGCGAGGACGAGCACGGGCTCGCCTTTCGAGCTCTGCTCGATACGCTCGACCGTCCCGTCGAGGGGCGCGAGCACCACCGTCCCGGGCGCCGCCGCGAGGTCCACGCCCTGGTGCAGGACATGGGGCTGTTTGGGCGCGGTGTCGCCAAAAGCCAAGGTCACGCGGGCGCCGGGGAGCGGGTGGGCCGAGCGGGAGGCCACCTTGCCGCGCACGCGCTCGCGCCAGGTGTCGTACGTCGCGGAGCGCGCCGCGTGGCGCTCGTTCCACATGCCGGTGGCGAGGGCGCGGTACGTCTCGGTCTCCTCGGAGAGCTCGGCCTTTCCGTCGAGCCACGCGCGCACGCGGCTCTCGCCGCCGTTGTACGCCGCGGCCGAGAGCTCGAACGCGCGCGCCGGGTCTTTCTTGCCAAACTCGGCGAACTGCTTGCCGAGATACGAGGCGCCGAGCTCGAGGTTGTAGGCCGGATCGAGCAGGCGCTCGTCCGCGTGATCGGTGATGCCGAGCTCCCCGGCGACCAGGCTCGCGGTCCGGGGCATGAGCTGCATCAGGCCGAGGGCGCCGCTCGGGCTCTTGGCCTTCGGATCCCCGCACGACTCGACGAGCGTGAGGATCGCGATGGCCTCGGGATCCACGTTGCCCTTGCGCGCGGAGGCGGCGATGGCCGATTCCCAGCGCGCGATGGCGGGAGGGAGCCAGGGAATGCCGAGCGCGGCGGCCTCTGTTTGCGCGGCCGTGACGCTCGGCTTCTCCGCGGCGGGCGGCGGCTCTCCCCCGCAAGCGGCGAGGGTGGCGAGGGCGAGGCCGAGCGTGCTCGCGAGCGCGAGCGCGGGCGCGGCGAGGGCGCGGCTCGTGGGCGGCTGGGGCGTGGTGCCATCGATCAGACGTCGAATTCTCATGACGAGCGAACCTCCATTCGAGCCGAGCGCGAGCTCGGGCGTACGTGCGCGCATCCCCTCGAGCGCGGCGAGGGCGCGGGCATAACGGACCGGATCCCCGACGGCCGCGACGGCGTCGTCGTCGCAGAGGTGCTCGCGCTCTCTCCGGGCGACACGAGAGACCCAGTGGACGGCGGGGTGATAGAACAACGCTGCCTCGACGATCGATTGCAGGATGTTCGTGAGGAAATCGAACCTGCGCACGTGCGCGAGCTCGTGCGCGAGCAGGGCGGAGAGGCAAGACGGCGAAAGGTCGGTGAGCGCATAGAGGGGCACGAGCACGACGGGCCGGAGCCAGCCGATGACCATGGGCACGTCCACGCGATCGGAGGCGAAGAGCCGCACGCCCTCCCGGACGCCGAGGCGCCGCGCGAGTTTGTCGAAGCGCACCTCGAGCGCCGAGGAGACGGGCATCGTGTGGTGCCGGATCAAGCTCGAGAGGCGCAGGAGACCCACGGCGAGGCGGGCCGACATGAAGAGCGCGCCGGCGCTCCAGGCCATGACGACGATCGCGGGCCAAAGAGGCGGCGCGCTGGCCTCCGCGGAGGCGGAGAGCAAGGCAAAGGCGTTCGGCGGGACGAACGGTACGGCCGCGAAGGATGCGTGAAAATAGGCGAACGTGACGGGCGGCGCGAGCGCCATGAGGGCGAGCGCGGCGCAGGCGGCCGTGTAACGCGCGGCGGCGTGGCTGCGCGGCAGGCTCGAGAGGGTCGCGGCGAGGAAGAGGGCGATCACCGCGCCCTGCCAGAGGAAATGGAGGAGCGCGAGCCCGAGCGCCGCGACGAACGGCGAGGTGGCGAGCGTGGCGAGGTTCATTTCGACTTCTTTCGCTCGATGTCGTCGAGGAGCGCGCGGATCTCGGCGAGCTCCTCGCGGGAGGCTCGCTCGCTCGAGAGCGCGCGCAGGACGAGCCGCGACGCGGAGCCGCCGAACGCCTTTTCGACGAGCTCGTGCACGAGGCCGCGTTGCGCCTGCTCCTCGGGGATCATGGCCCGATACACGTGGCTCTTGCCCGCCTCGTCCCGCTCGACGAGCCCCTTCTGGGCCATGA comes from the Polyangium spumosum genome and includes:
- a CDS encoding class I SAM-dependent methyltransferase, producing MKRSLLALALLAAPMLACGSSTPEVQNPDETATETTTTTNAAPTAAPAAPTATPEATKEPSPEELKKQKAAQELAADRAKWEAEAKAEDTRFTPEIKAEAKKLAEKKHASLDAALKEILAGKHRVPKNVERDKHRHPQETLKFFGLTPKMTVLEYGPGEGWWTELLAPTLAAQGKLLVTTTDPKGPPEARSTFYAQRLSRFLERSPELYGKVEKIVIDPKNPKFGLENKVDLVIVMRSMHGLHRDKLLPGFLSEVFTALKPGGVLGVEQHRAKPDADPDKSAPQGYLPEAFVIKQAEAAGFKLEGKSEVNANPKDTKDHPEGVWTLPPTLELGEKDKDKYMAIGESDRMTLKFVKPKK
- a CDS encoding M56 family metallopeptidase is translated as MNLATLATSPFVAALGLALLHFLWQGAVIALFLAATLSSLPRSHAAARYTAACAALALMALAPPVTFAYFHASFAAVPFVPPNAFALLSASAEASAPPLWPAIVVMAWSAGALFMSARLAVGLLRLSSLIRHHTMPVSSALEVRFDKLARRLGVREGVRLFASDRVDVPMVIGWLRPVVLVPLYALTDLSPSCLSALLAHELAHVRRFDFLTNILQSIVEAALFYHPAVHWVSRVARREREHLCDDDAVAAVGDPVRYARALAALEGMRARTPELALGSNGGSLVMRIRRLIDGTTPQPPTSRALAAPALALASTLGLALATLAACGGEPPPAAEKPSVTAAQTEAAALGIPWLPPAIARWESAIAASARKGNVDPEAIAILTLVESCGDPKAKSPSGALGLMQLMPRTASLVAGELGITDHADERLLDPAYNLELGASYLGKQFAEFGKKDPARAFELSAAAYNGGESRVRAWLDGKAELSEETETYRALATGMWNERHAARSATYDTWRERVRGKVASRSAHPLPGARVTLAFGDTAPKQPHVLHQGVDLAAAPGTVVLAPLDGTVERIEQSSKGEPVLVLAHGRGIETRYRGLTNVKARPGAAVTRGAAIGEVGTPEGGPHVHFEVRDNGEAIDPARYLGQTVTP
- a CDS encoding BlaI/MecI/CopY family transcriptional regulator, translating into MVNRSLPTDAELAILRVLWRRGPSTVREVHEDLRPVQGTGYTTVLKLMQIMAQKGLVERDEAGKSHVYRAMIPEEQAQRGLVHELVEKAFGGSASRLVLRALSSERASREELAEIRALLDDIERKKSK